CGGCGCAAAGACGCACGTCCAGAAGGCTGACTCGGCGCAAACAGACGCGGACGACGTCGACCCAGCGCTCCGCTACTGCCCCTTTGCGCCGACTCAGCATTCTGCGGCTGCCCCTTCGCGCCGACTCAGCGCCCTTCGACTGCCCCTTTGCGCCGACTCAGCGGGATTTCACGGTCTCTTTCCGCCGGGTCGGCGGAGGATCAGGGCGCCCGAGACAGCGGCCAGGACGGAGGCGGCCAGGACGCGTCCCACGACGAGTTGGCCCAGATCACCGCCACCACGGCGGCCGCCAGCGCCAGCAGCCCACCGACGGCTTCGCTGCGCAGAACGCCGGCCAGGAAGCCCGCCTCCTCGGGCTGCGGGAGCGGGAGCACACGACGTTCGGCGGACACGCCCGGATCCTAGGACCCGGTGCGGATGCCCCCATCCGTAGCGGTGGGGTGGGCCCCCGTGGCCCGTTGTAGGGTCGGCACGTCATTCCGCCACCAGGGAGCCCGAGGTCACATGGGGACCGAACCCGTCAACGACACCGATCCCACGATCGGTCGACTCGTCTCGGACGCCAGCCGCGACATCTCGAGCCTGATCACCAACGAGATCAAGCTCGCCAAGTCCGAGCTGCAGGTCAGCATCAAGGCCGGCGGCCTCGGCATCGGGCTCTTCGCCGCGGCCGGGTTCTTCGCGCTGATGGCGCTGATCATGCTGTCGGTCGCGATCGCCTACTTCATCAACTGGAACGGCCACGGGCTCTCGCTGCACTGGGCGTTCCTGATCGTGTTCGGCTTCTACCTGCTGCTCGCCGGGCTGCTCGCGTTCGTCGGTCTGCGCAAGGTCAAGAAGGTGCGGGCACCGCAGAAGGCGATCGCCCAGGCGCAGGAGACCAAGCAGGTCCTCAAGCGCGGATAATTCAGGCCGCGCAGCCCTGGGTGGAGACCGGTCGCGACGCGATCCGGCCGGCGGCCGCGGCCTGGCCGACCTGCGAGGACGACAGCGCGTAGCCGGTGTCGCTGCTGGTCACCGACGCCGCGAACACCACTCCGACGACGCGCCCCGCGGAGTCGACGACAGGTCCGCCGGAGTTGCCGGGCCGGATCAGCCCGCGCAGCGAGAGCACGTCGCGGATCACCGTGCCGTTGCCGTAGATGTCGGGCGAGCGCAGCCGCTGGTCGGCCCGCACCCGCCCGATCTGTACGTCGTACGGACCGTTCTGCGGGTAACCGAGGATGGCCACACCGTCGCCGGCGCCGGCCGCGGCGGAGAGCCGCAGTGGCTTGACGCTGCCGGTCGGCACCGCCAGCACCGCGACGTCGGTGTCGGGGTTGTAGTAGACGACGTGCCCCGGGACGGTGCTGCCCGAGATGTCCACGAGCGGGTCGCTGACCCCCGCCACGACGTGCGCGTTGGTCATCACCCGGTCGGGGGCGTAGACGAAGCCCGAGCCCTCGATGCCCTGGCTGCAGGAGTTGGTGCTCCGGATCCGCACCACGCTGCTGGCGGCGCGGGTGACGTCGGGATCGGTGAGCAGCCGGTGCGGGCCGGGGGGTACGTCGACGATGCGCTCCGGCGCGAACGGCTCGAGGTAGCGGGGGAAGAACGTCGTGCCGACGACGTCGTTGAACGCCGACAGCTGCGAGCCGGCCGACGCCGGGAGCAGGGAGTTGACCTCGGCCAGGACCTTGGAGTCGCGCACCATCGGGGTGA
This genomic window from Nocardioides cynanchi contains:
- a CDS encoding phage holin family protein codes for the protein MGTEPVNDTDPTIGRLVSDASRDISSLITNEIKLAKSELQVSIKAGGLGIGLFAAAGFFALMALIMLSVAIAYFINWNGHGLSLHWAFLIVFGFYLLLAGLLAFVGLRKVKKVRAPQKAIAQAQETKQVLKRG
- a CDS encoding MarP family serine protease; its protein translation is MNLLDWVLVLIVVLYAVSGYWQGFITGLFATVGLLLGGLVGVWLAPTALGNASPSILVSLAAVFIVILCASLGQALFQVVGARLRDHIRWQPIRALDAVGGAVLSGAAALLVAWALGVALSGSGLVGITPMVRDSKVLAEVNSLLPASAGSQLSAFNDVVGTTFFPRYLEPFAPERIVDVPPGPHRLLTDPDVTRAASSVVRIRSTNSCSQGIEGSGFVYAPDRVMTNAHVVAGVSDPLVDISGSTVPGHVVYYNPDTDVAVLAVPTGSVKPLRLSAAAGAGDGVAILGYPQNGPYDVQIGRVRADQRLRSPDIYGNGTVIRDVLSLRGLIRPGNSGGPVVDSAGRVVGVVFAASVTSSDTGYALSSSQVGQAAAAGRIASRPVSTQGCAA